The Geobacter metallireducens GS-15 region ATTTGACCACCAGGACCCTCAGGTACTGGGAGGAGATGGGGGTCGTCGAGGCCTCACACCGTTCTGAGGGAGGAAACCGTCTCTATACGCCGTACATGGTCCGACGGATGAAGTTCATCATCAAGCTCAAGGAGTTAGGCCTGACGATCAAGGAGATGCAGGAACTCGGCGCGGCGTACGGCGAGGCAAGGAAGACGGAAAACATGATACCGCGCCTGGTCGAAATACTGGACAGTCATATCAACAAGGTCGATGAAAAGATGGCGAATCTTGCTTCCCTTCGTAAGGATATTGTTGATTATCGTCATCGTATGATCGAGAAGTTCAATTTTAGCAAAAAATGACCTCTTGCGGCATAGTCCTTAATGTACTCCTTGAAAGTCTTGCGAACCAGGGTGGTATGAACACTCTCGCCATGTTCTGCACCTCCATCCAAACGTTTCGTCGCGATGAATCTACAGGTTATCGTGTCGACCCGGGGTGTTCATGAAGATATGGATTGATGCGGATGCATGCCCGAGGGTTATCAAGGAGATCGTTTTCAGGGCATCGGAACGGCTCAGGATTCCAGTCTGTCTGGTGGCCAACAAGAATCTCGCCAAGCACGCAACACACCTGGTCGAATCCATTGTTGTTGGGGAGGGGTTCGATGTTGCCGACGACTACATAGCAGATCATGCTGCCCCCGAAGACCTGGTGATTACCGCGGACATACCGCTGGCTGCCCGAATCGTCGCCATCGGAGGAGTAGCATTGGATCCCCG contains the following coding sequences:
- a CDS encoding YaiI/YqxD family protein — protein: MKIWIDADACPRVIKEIVFRASERLRIPVCLVANKNLAKHATHLVESIVVGEGFDVADDYIADHAAPEDLVITADIPLAARIVAIGGVALDPRGELYTEENVGERLSMRDLMMELREGGLVQGGPSQFSLTDRQRFASSLDRLLTRLIREMRPVS
- a CDS encoding MerR family transcriptional regulator — encoded protein: MAPEQEAEQLITIGEVARMLDLTTRTLRYWEEMGVVEASHRSEGGNRLYTPYMVRRMKFIIKLKELGLTIKEMQELGAAYGEARKTENMIPRLVEILDSHINKVDEKMANLASLRKDIVDYRHRMIEKFNFSKK